A genomic window from Lasioglossum baleicum chromosome 7, iyLasBale1, whole genome shotgun sequence includes:
- the LOC143210861 gene encoding uncharacterized protein LOC143210861 isoform X2 produces the protein MSCNESNRNNVVFKRNERSPCNCGWEVKFGYGVAVTLAIFEAKRFFMLILEIFAEWQIIRFAGGLPPVILTLVNVSVGLPTALFTVRSTRARKEPRCCAETRRVLRCLLIAIAICAIMNATTLVSIGYHISLRQDSLIEIFNNSMRLYASAASYKYAIDEIQFIFQCCGHTSYTDWFHLDWQGVDYASREEMAVQSRISDEVYRDRGVPFSCCNLQAMAPCEHTEIQGDDVKTINTNGCTEIIGPILLRIVIVAYVMTSTLVIIQIFLVYLITKMIRRLLCGSCRWYHSPEAFADESTSVSLDSTSEIVRDRLYRVGEFARGLEWIVLTRVATPSHVFSVQLYQRARKR, from the exons ATGTCGTGCAACGAGAGCAACCGGAACAACGTGGTATTCAAAAGAAATGAGAGGTCACCTTGCAATTGTGGTTGGGAGGTGAAGTTCGGTTATGGCGTGGCAGTCACCCTCGCCATCTTCGAAGCTAAACGATTCTTCATGTTGATCCTGGAGATATTCGCTGAATGGCAGATCATTCGATTCGCGGGTGGTTTGCCACCTGTCATACTTACCTTGGTAAACGTCAGCGTGGGCCTGCCGACTGCTTTGTTCACTGTTCGCAGTACACGCGC CCGAAAGGAGCCACGTTGCTGCGCGGAGACCAGGCGGGTGCTGAGATGCTTGCTGATAGCAATTGCGATCTGCGCGATAATGAACGCGACCACTTTAGTCTCCATCGGGTATCACATTAGCCTCAGACAGGATTCGTTGatcgaaattttcaacaattCGATGCGGCTGTACGCGAGCGCAGCGTCGTACAAGTACGCGATCGATGAGATACAGTTCATCTTCCAATGCTGCGGCCATACTTCCTACACAGACTGGTTCCACCTTGACTGGCAG GGCGTGGATTATGCATCCCGGGAGGAAATGGCGGTTCAAAGCAGAATATCCGACGAGGTATATAGGGATCGCGGTGTCCCATTCAGTTGTTGCAACTTGCAAGCTATGGCGCCGTGCGAGCACACAGAAATCCAAGGAGACGATGTGAAAACGATCAACACGAACGGCTGCACCGAGATCATCGGCCCTATCCTACTCAGGATCGTCATCGTTGCTTATGTTATGACGAGCACGTTGGTGATCATTCAGATCTTCCTAGTCTATTTAATTACAAAG ATGATTCGCAGGCTTTTGTGCGGATCGTGTCGTTGGTATCACTCTCCGGAGGCCTTCGCCGACGAATCCACCAGCGTATCGTTGGACAGCACAAG TGAAATAGTTCGGGATCGGCTGTATCGGGTGGGCGAATTCGCACGTGGCCTAGAGTGGATAGTGTTGACGCGAGTCGCAACGCCGAGCCACGTATTTTCCGTCCAGTTATATCAACGAGCCAGAAAGAGGTAG
- the LOC143210861 gene encoding uncharacterized protein LOC143210861 isoform X4, producing MSCNESNRNNVVFKRNERSPCNCGWEVKFGYGVAVTLAIFEAKRFFMLILEIFAEWQIIRFAGGLPPVILTLVNVSVGLPTALFTVRSTRARKEPRCCAETRRVLRCLLIAIAICAIMNATTLVSIGYHISLRQDSLIEIFNNSMRLYASAASYKYAIDEIQFIFQCCGHTSYTDWFHLDWQGVDYASREEMAVQSRISDEVYRDRGVPFSCCNLQAMAPCEHTEIQGDDVKTINTNGCTEIIGPILLRIVIVAYVMTSTLVIIQIFLVYLITKAFVRIVSLVSLSGGLRRRIHQRIVGQHK from the exons ATGTCGTGCAACGAGAGCAACCGGAACAACGTGGTATTCAAAAGAAATGAGAGGTCACCTTGCAATTGTGGTTGGGAGGTGAAGTTCGGTTATGGCGTGGCAGTCACCCTCGCCATCTTCGAAGCTAAACGATTCTTCATGTTGATCCTGGAGATATTCGCTGAATGGCAGATCATTCGATTCGCGGGTGGTTTGCCACCTGTCATACTTACCTTGGTAAACGTCAGCGTGGGCCTGCCGACTGCTTTGTTCACTGTTCGCAGTACACGCGC CCGAAAGGAGCCACGTTGCTGCGCGGAGACCAGGCGGGTGCTGAGATGCTTGCTGATAGCAATTGCGATCTGCGCGATAATGAACGCGACCACTTTAGTCTCCATCGGGTATCACATTAGCCTCAGACAGGATTCGTTGatcgaaattttcaacaattCGATGCGGCTGTACGCGAGCGCAGCGTCGTACAAGTACGCGATCGATGAGATACAGTTCATCTTCCAATGCTGCGGCCATACTTCCTACACAGACTGGTTCCACCTTGACTGGCAG GGCGTGGATTATGCATCCCGGGAGGAAATGGCGGTTCAAAGCAGAATATCCGACGAGGTATATAGGGATCGCGGTGTCCCATTCAGTTGTTGCAACTTGCAAGCTATGGCGCCGTGCGAGCACACAGAAATCCAAGGAGACGATGTGAAAACGATCAACACGAACGGCTGCACCGAGATCATCGGCCCTATCCTACTCAGGATCGTCATCGTTGCTTATGTTATGACGAGCACGTTGGTGATCATTCAGATCTTCCTAGTCTATTTAATTACAAAG GCTTTTGTGCGGATCGTGTCGTTGGTATCACTCTCCGGAGGCCTTCGCCGACGAATCCACCAGCGTATCGTTGGACAGCACAAG TGA
- the LOC143210861 gene encoding uncharacterized protein LOC143210861 isoform X1, with translation MSCNESNRNNVVFKRNERSPCNCGWEVKFGYGVAVTLAIFEAKRFFMLILEIFAEWQIIRFAGGLPPVILTLVNVSVGLPTALFTVRSTRARKEPRCCAETRRVLRCLLIAIAICAIMNATTLVSIGYHISLRQDSLIEIFNNSMRLYASAASYKYAIDEIQFIFQCCGHTSYTDWFHLDWQGVDYASREEMAVQSRISDEVYRDRGVPFSCCNLQAMAPCEHTEIQGDDVKTINTNGCTEIIGPILLRIVIVAYVMTSTLVIIQIFLVYLITKMIRRLLCGSCRWYHSPEAFADESTSVSLDSTSSETEGRNSSTSPSNWERRSPRGTKKPDKSRKRKIKRVSSSSRHARSKNTAREDADTTSTATESSPVNKPSSDRTCVILAAAKIRPSAHEEHTIRKKLISSEEAR, from the exons ATGTCGTGCAACGAGAGCAACCGGAACAACGTGGTATTCAAAAGAAATGAGAGGTCACCTTGCAATTGTGGTTGGGAGGTGAAGTTCGGTTATGGCGTGGCAGTCACCCTCGCCATCTTCGAAGCTAAACGATTCTTCATGTTGATCCTGGAGATATTCGCTGAATGGCAGATCATTCGATTCGCGGGTGGTTTGCCACCTGTCATACTTACCTTGGTAAACGTCAGCGTGGGCCTGCCGACTGCTTTGTTCACTGTTCGCAGTACACGCGC CCGAAAGGAGCCACGTTGCTGCGCGGAGACCAGGCGGGTGCTGAGATGCTTGCTGATAGCAATTGCGATCTGCGCGATAATGAACGCGACCACTTTAGTCTCCATCGGGTATCACATTAGCCTCAGACAGGATTCGTTGatcgaaattttcaacaattCGATGCGGCTGTACGCGAGCGCAGCGTCGTACAAGTACGCGATCGATGAGATACAGTTCATCTTCCAATGCTGCGGCCATACTTCCTACACAGACTGGTTCCACCTTGACTGGCAG GGCGTGGATTATGCATCCCGGGAGGAAATGGCGGTTCAAAGCAGAATATCCGACGAGGTATATAGGGATCGCGGTGTCCCATTCAGTTGTTGCAACTTGCAAGCTATGGCGCCGTGCGAGCACACAGAAATCCAAGGAGACGATGTGAAAACGATCAACACGAACGGCTGCACCGAGATCATCGGCCCTATCCTACTCAGGATCGTCATCGTTGCTTATGTTATGACGAGCACGTTGGTGATCATTCAGATCTTCCTAGTCTATTTAATTACAAAG ATGATTCGCAGGCTTTTGTGCGGATCGTGTCGTTGGTATCACTCTCCGGAGGCCTTCGCCGACGAATCCACCAGCGTATCGTTGGACAGCACAAG TTCGGAAACGGAGGGACGGAACTCGAGCACATCCCCGTCGAATTGGGAGCGTCGTTCGCCGCGAGGAACAAAGAAACCTGATAAAAGTCGCAAGAGGAAGATAAAACgggtgtcgtcgtcgtcgagacACGCTCGATCTAAAAATACAGCGAGAGAGGACGCTGACACGACTTCCACGGCGACGGAATCCTCACCAGTGAACAAACCTTCTTCCGATCGAACCTGCGTAATTCTCGCCGCAGCGAAGATCCGGCCGAGCGCCCACGAAGAGCACACGATACGCAAGAAACTTATTTCATCGGAGGAAGCTCGTTAG
- the LOC143210861 gene encoding uncharacterized protein LOC143210861 isoform X3, with translation MSCNESNRNNVVFKRNERSPCNCGWEVKFGYGVAVTLAIFEAKRFFMLILEIFAEWQIIRFAGGLPPVILTLVNVSVGLPTALFTVRSTRARKEPRCCAETRRVLRCLLIAIAICAIMNATTLVSIGYHISLRQDSLIEIFNNSMRLYASAASYKYAIDEIQFIFQCCGHTSYTDWFHLDWQGVDYASREEMAVQSRISDEVYRDRGVPFSCCNLQAMAPCEHTEIQGDDVKTINTNGCTEIIGPILLRIVIVAYVMTSTLVIIQIFLVYLITKAFVRIVSLVSLSGGLRRRIHQRIVGQHKFGNGGTELEHIPVELGASFAARNKET, from the exons ATGTCGTGCAACGAGAGCAACCGGAACAACGTGGTATTCAAAAGAAATGAGAGGTCACCTTGCAATTGTGGTTGGGAGGTGAAGTTCGGTTATGGCGTGGCAGTCACCCTCGCCATCTTCGAAGCTAAACGATTCTTCATGTTGATCCTGGAGATATTCGCTGAATGGCAGATCATTCGATTCGCGGGTGGTTTGCCACCTGTCATACTTACCTTGGTAAACGTCAGCGTGGGCCTGCCGACTGCTTTGTTCACTGTTCGCAGTACACGCGC CCGAAAGGAGCCACGTTGCTGCGCGGAGACCAGGCGGGTGCTGAGATGCTTGCTGATAGCAATTGCGATCTGCGCGATAATGAACGCGACCACTTTAGTCTCCATCGGGTATCACATTAGCCTCAGACAGGATTCGTTGatcgaaattttcaacaattCGATGCGGCTGTACGCGAGCGCAGCGTCGTACAAGTACGCGATCGATGAGATACAGTTCATCTTCCAATGCTGCGGCCATACTTCCTACACAGACTGGTTCCACCTTGACTGGCAG GGCGTGGATTATGCATCCCGGGAGGAAATGGCGGTTCAAAGCAGAATATCCGACGAGGTATATAGGGATCGCGGTGTCCCATTCAGTTGTTGCAACTTGCAAGCTATGGCGCCGTGCGAGCACACAGAAATCCAAGGAGACGATGTGAAAACGATCAACACGAACGGCTGCACCGAGATCATCGGCCCTATCCTACTCAGGATCGTCATCGTTGCTTATGTTATGACGAGCACGTTGGTGATCATTCAGATCTTCCTAGTCTATTTAATTACAAAG GCTTTTGTGCGGATCGTGTCGTTGGTATCACTCTCCGGAGGCCTTCGCCGACGAATCCACCAGCGTATCGTTGGACAGCACAAG TTCGGAAACGGAGGGACGGAACTCGAGCACATCCCCGTCGAATTGGGAGCGTCGTTCGCCGCGAGGAACAAAGAAACCTGA
- the LOC143210862 gene encoding uncharacterized protein LOC143210862 isoform X2, which yields MPRDVVEEKLQTLLKDGANTFMDFKWLQPELPAFFDEKKFLLGQRMFYNNVFTMMIAKLCGLLSLFAVPSIRNVLAFTKQSGTLCASFHRYVSTILHTWVWYGKRAGIEKEFLDSLKIVRKKHCVAFRKSSEAGLGRVSQLDMALAQFGFMGFTVLAGDYLGVNNSSEELEGLIHFWHVVGSMLGMEDKYNLCAGNVEETRALCRRVLDEVFLPSLANKNKAFTEMSRTLIEGLWPLNPYLDSDAFVVFTLTLASSSATNNNHSLKTDTSHLSWYGRFILNLQLMVHKYLLATTRWWSSLFRAYFNGQMRMTMYIIERLPFLAFWTYGIKNSYVNIYKYKVI from the exons ACGTTGTCGAAGAGAAACTGCAAACGCTCCTCAAAGATGGGGCAAACACTTTCATGGACTTCAAGTGGCTACAGCCGGAATTGCCGGCTTTCTTCGACGAGAAGAAGTTCCTCCTCGGCCAGCGGATGTTTTACAATAATGTTTTCACGATGATGATCGCCAAACTTTGCGGTCTACTCTCCTTGTTTGCTGTACCGTCGATCAGGAACGTTTTAGCGTTCACCAAACAGAGTGGCACGCTGTGCGCGTCCTTTCACAGATACGTATCCACCATTCTTCACACGTGGGTTTGGTATGGGAAAAGGGCTGGAATAGAGAAAGA GTTCCTCGACTCTTTGAAAATCGTCCGAAAAAAGCACTGTGTGGCGTTTCGCAAAAGTTCCGAGGCAGGACTCGGACGTGTCTCACAATTGGACATGGCGTTGGCTCAGTTCGGATTCATGGGATTCACCGTTTTGGCTGGAGACTATCTTGGGGTGAACAACAGTTCCGAGGAACTCGAGGGACTGATTCATTTCTGGCACGTTGTCGGCAGCATGCTCGGAATGGAAGACAA atacAACCTCTGCGCGGGGAATGTCGAAGAGACGCGCGCTCTTTGCAGACGTGTGTTGGACGAGGTATTTTTGCCGAGTCTTGCCAACAAGAACAAAGCTTTCACTGAAATGAGCCGGACACTGATAGAAGGTCTCTGGCCATTGAATCCGTACTTGGATTCGGATGCGTTCGTCGTGTTCACCCTCACATTGGCATCCTCGAGCGCCACCAACAACAATCATTCCTTGAAAACAG acACATCACACCTGTCCTGGTACGGAAGATTCATCCTGAATCTTCAGCTAATGGTGCACAAATACTTACTGGCGACTACGCGGTGGTGGTCGTCACTTTTCCGAGCATACTTCAACGGTCAAATGCGAATGACCATGTACATAATCGAGAGACTGCCATTCCTGGCATTCTGGACCTACGGTATTAAGAATTCCTACGTGAACATATACAAATACAAAGTGATTTGA
- the LOC143210862 gene encoding uncharacterized protein LOC143210862 isoform X1 — MDNIERVGNYEEDLADVVEEKLQTLLKDGANTFMDFKWLQPELPAFFDEKKFLLGQRMFYNNVFTMMIAKLCGLLSLFAVPSIRNVLAFTKQSGTLCASFHRYVSTILHTWVWYGKRAGIEKEFLDSLKIVRKKHCVAFRKSSEAGLGRVSQLDMALAQFGFMGFTVLAGDYLGVNNSSEELEGLIHFWHVVGSMLGMEDKYNLCAGNVEETRALCRRVLDEVFLPSLANKNKAFTEMSRTLIEGLWPLNPYLDSDAFVVFTLTLASSSATNNNHSLKTDTSHLSWYGRFILNLQLMVHKYLLATTRWWSSLFRAYFNGQMRMTMYIIERLPFLAFWTYGIKNSYVNIYKYKVI, encoded by the exons ACGTTGTCGAAGAGAAACTGCAAACGCTCCTCAAAGATGGGGCAAACACTTTCATGGACTTCAAGTGGCTACAGCCGGAATTGCCGGCTTTCTTCGACGAGAAGAAGTTCCTCCTCGGCCAGCGGATGTTTTACAATAATGTTTTCACGATGATGATCGCCAAACTTTGCGGTCTACTCTCCTTGTTTGCTGTACCGTCGATCAGGAACGTTTTAGCGTTCACCAAACAGAGTGGCACGCTGTGCGCGTCCTTTCACAGATACGTATCCACCATTCTTCACACGTGGGTTTGGTATGGGAAAAGGGCTGGAATAGAGAAAGA GTTCCTCGACTCTTTGAAAATCGTCCGAAAAAAGCACTGTGTGGCGTTTCGCAAAAGTTCCGAGGCAGGACTCGGACGTGTCTCACAATTGGACATGGCGTTGGCTCAGTTCGGATTCATGGGATTCACCGTTTTGGCTGGAGACTATCTTGGGGTGAACAACAGTTCCGAGGAACTCGAGGGACTGATTCATTTCTGGCACGTTGTCGGCAGCATGCTCGGAATGGAAGACAA atacAACCTCTGCGCGGGGAATGTCGAAGAGACGCGCGCTCTTTGCAGACGTGTGTTGGACGAGGTATTTTTGCCGAGTCTTGCCAACAAGAACAAAGCTTTCACTGAAATGAGCCGGACACTGATAGAAGGTCTCTGGCCATTGAATCCGTACTTGGATTCGGATGCGTTCGTCGTGTTCACCCTCACATTGGCATCCTCGAGCGCCACCAACAACAATCATTCCTTGAAAACAG acACATCACACCTGTCCTGGTACGGAAGATTCATCCTGAATCTTCAGCTAATGGTGCACAAATACTTACTGGCGACTACGCGGTGGTGGTCGTCACTTTTCCGAGCATACTTCAACGGTCAAATGCGAATGACCATGTACATAATCGAGAGACTGCCATTCCTGGCATTCTGGACCTACGGTATTAAGAATTCCTACGTGAACATATACAAATACAAAGTGATTTGA